The Elusimicrobiota bacterium sequence GTATCCGCGGTGCGCGGGAACATAATCTTAAAAATATCGATATTGATATCCCAAGGAATAAACTAGTCGTTGTGACTGGTTTGTCCGGTTCAGGGAAGTCTACTCTTGCATTTGATACTATATATGCCGAAGGTCAGAGAAGGTATGTAGAATCATTATCCGCTTATGCTCGTCAGTTTTTGCAGTTACTTGACAAACCAGATGTTGATTTTGTTGAGGGATTGTCTCCTGCGATTGCAATCCAGCAACGCGCACCGTCGTATAATCCTCGGTCTACTGTCGGGACGGTTACCGAAATATATGATTATCTCCGGTTATTATACGCTCGGGTAGGGAAGCCGCATTGCCCGGCCTGCGGGCGTGTGATTGAACCGCAAACCGTGCAACAGATTGTTGATACTCTTCTAAGTATGGGTGCCGGGGTTAAACTCCAAATTCTTGCTCCTCTTGTCCGGGGAAGAAAAGGTGAGTACCGCGAATTGTTTACACGGTTACAGCGTGAAGGTTATGCGCGAATTAGAATAGATGGGAAAGTGTATGGGTTGGAAGAAGAGATTAAACTTAACAAGATGCAGCGGCATGATATTGAACTCGTGGTTGACCGCGTAGTGCCGGAGGATAATAAGGAAACACGGGAACGCGTAGCGGATTCAGTGGAAACCGCGTTAAAGATGGGCCAGGGTGTTATGGCTGTGGCGGTAACGCGGAATAGCGGGAGTAAGGATGAACTAAAGTATTTTAGTGAACACCATTCGTGTGTCACCTGCGGGATAAGTTTACCGGAAATATCCCCGCGGTTATTTTCGTTTAACGCACCCTACGGTGCGTGTCCTGAATGCACAGGGTTAGGGACAAAAATTGAGGTTGACCCTGACCTTGTGGTACCGGATAAAAGTTTATCAGTGAACACCGGTGCGGTGTTACCCTGGAGAAATCCTATCACTACCCGGCGTAACCGTTGGAAAGGCGCGTGGACGGGGTATTACAATGAAATCCTTACTGGCGTATCGCAACGCCACGGGATTGACCTTGATAAACCGTTTAAGGAGTTGAGTAAGGAAGAACAAAATATATTGTTATACGGTGACGGTGATTATGAAGGTGTGATTAATAATCTTGACCGCCGTTACCGCGAGACAGAATCTGAGTTTGTGAAAGAAGAAATATTTGGGAAGTATATACGTTCACATATATGCCCGGTGTGTAACGGCGGGAGGTTGAAACCTGAAGTCTTGGCGGTGACGGTCGGCGGGAAAAATGTTGTGGAAGTTACGGCTATGAGCATCACACAGGCAGCTGAGTTTTTTGGTAATCTCAACCTTACCCAGCGGGAACAAAAGATCGCGTATCAGGTTCTGAAAGAAATTAATGCGCGGGTTAAGTTTCTGTTGGATGTCGGGCTGGATTATCTTACCATCGGGAGAAATACAATGACATTATCCGGTGGTGAGGCAGCAAGGATTCATTTAGCGACACAAATCGGGTCAGGATTAGTCGGGGTCCTGTACGTCCTTGATGAACCTACAATCGGGCTGCACGCGCGGGATAATCACCGGTTGGTGGATACCATGACTAAACTCAGGGATATCGGTAATACCGTCTTAGTTGTGGAACACGATGAAAATGTTATCCGTAAAGCGGACTGGGTGATTGACCTTGGTCCCGGGGCGGGATCCAATGGCGGTGAAGTTATCGCACAAGGTACCTTGGAGCAAATAAGGAAGGTTGAAGCGTCGCTTACAGGACAGTATTTTAATGGAATCCTAAAAATTCCGTTACCCTCAGCCCGTAGGGAAGGTAATGGTAAGAAAATCGAAATCATTGGAGCAAAACAGTTTAACCTAAAAAATATTGATACCAATATTCCGTTAGGGAAGTTCGTATGCGTGACCGGTGTGTCCGGGTCGGGTAAGAGTACGTTAGTACATGAGATTTTGTATAAATCACTTGCACAGGAGTTGTATCATTCAAAAGAAAAACCGGGATCTGTTCGCACAGTGAAAGGTATAGAAAATATTGATAAGGTAATCATTGTCAACCAGGCGCCGATCGGGCGTACACCGAGGTCAAATCCTGTTACGTACACCGGCGTGTTTGCGCATATACGCGACATTTTTGCGAGGTTACCGGAAGCTAAACGCCGGGGGTATCAGCCGGGACGGTTTTCGTTTAATGTCAAAGGCGGGCGGTGTGAAGCATGCCAGGGTGATGGTATGACAAAGATTGAGATGCAATTTCTTCCTGACGTATATGTCAAGTGTGATGTGTGCCAGGGCCGGAGGTTTAATGAGGAAACTCTTGCGGTGAGGTATAAAGAAAAAAGTATATACGACGTTCTTGAGATGCCGGTGGATGAGGCGGTAACGTTTTTTGAGAATATACATTTTGTACAGCGCGTATTTAAGACCATTTCTGATGTTGGGTTGGGATACATAAAACTTGGCCAGCCGGCAACAACGTTATCCGGTGGGGAAGCACAGCGCGTTAAACTCGCAAGTGAACTTTGCCGCCGTGCAACGGGTAAGACGTTGTATATTCTTGATGAACCAACCACAGGGTTGCATTTTGCGGATGTCGCAAAACTGTTGGATGTACTGCAGCGTTTGGTGGATAACGGGAATACGGTGTTGATCATAGAACATAACCTCGAAGTTGTAAAATCTGCGGATTGGATTATTGACCTTGGGCCTGAAGGTGGCCACCGCGGAGGGTTCGTTGTTGCAGAAGGAACTCCGGAAGCTGTTGTTAAAAACACAAAGTCATATACCGGGTCATACCTAAAAACATTTCTTGATAAATGATATATAGCCATTTTTACTCATAAAAGGTTTGGAAATAGGTGGTAATAAATGGGTGTATATGCTAAAATATGGAGTAAATTGAGAACAATTATTTTTTGTGCTAGGGAGGTTTAGTTATGCAAAAATTGAAATTATTGTTTATGGCAATAACAATGGTTTTTCTGACATTAAATATTTTAGGTTGTCCAAAAAAGCCGGTAGTCAAGCTTGAACCTGAAAAAGTGGTTGTTACTACGCCGTTAACTCCCAGTACAACTGAGCAAGCAATTACTGAAGATACTCAGCAACCAGAAGATAACCTGCCGGCAGAACCCGAAATACGTGGGAAAGAATGGGATGAAGCTAAAAACCTTAAAACAGTAATATTTGATTACGATAAATTTGATGTCCGTGACGATATGAAATCTGTGGTTGAAACTAACGCTGAAGTCCTGAAAAAAAATGGTGACGTAACAATACTGATTGAAGGTCATAGTTGTGAGTGCGGGACTGTGGAATACAATCTCGGGCTTGGCCAGCGGCGCGCAAAAATTTTGCGTGAGTACTACGCTCAACTGGGTATTGATCCTGCGCGGATCGCTACAATATCGTATGGCGAAGAAATGTTGTTGCATCCCGGTGCATGCGTGAACGGTGATTCTGAACTTGGCGCGCAAAACCGCCGTGCTGTTACTAAACTCCAGAAAAAGTGAAGTGACGGGAATTAAATACATGAACCTACGTTTTACAGGAATCCTGGTTTTATCTATCCTTGTTTTACCCGGGTGTATAGCTACACGTAAGGATATTGACGGGTTAAACGCTTCTATATCTGAACTTCAGCGTGAACTTTCTGTCTTACGAAAAAACCAGGCGTCGTTGTCATCAGATATTAAAGGGTTGAGCCAGACAATTGAAACTCTGAATGAGCATCTTGACGAGAATAAGCGGTATATCAATATTATGCTTAATAAATTCGATGATTTTGATGCTGTTATGGGTTCACGGTTGAAGGATATCCGGCAGAACCTTCCTACACCGGTGAATCCTTCCGGTAAAGAAGTTACCCCGACGGAGTTATACCAGATGGCGTACAGCGATTATTTCGCGGGGAAGTATGACCTCGCAATCCTGGGGTTTGAAAATTTGATTGCCAAGTACCCTAATACAAAAATTGCAGCGGATGGGCAGTATTACCTGTCAGAATGTTTATTTGCGAAGAAGTTATATGAGAACGCTGTTGCTTCATATGATAGGTATGTCAAAGCAAATCCCAGAGGTGAGAAAACATTTGCTGCGCTGTATCGTAAAGCCTTGGTATTGAAACAAATTAACCGCATACCTGAAGCACAGGAAATTTGGGAGCAGTTAAGTATTAACGCTCCGGAAACGCCTGAAGGGAAACAAGCGAAGGAGAGGTTGTACGAGTTAACAAAATCATCTCCTTCCAAAAAACAGGACTGATAAAAACAATAACATATGGTATCTGATTTAAAAATACCGGTATTGATCTCAGTACTCCTGCACTTATGCCTTTTCTGGATGACATCAATGAGTACAAAAAAAGTTTTCCTGCGCACACCTGGGATCATTGAAGTTGTGAGGGTAAGTTTACCTCCGTCAGCGGAAGAACTGGCTGCGGAAGCGGCTGCTAAAGCCGCAGCGGAGGCCGCTGTTATCCAGAAACAGGTGCAGAAAAGTAAGGCCGTAAATAAGGATGATGTTTTGGTTAAAGATAAAAAAAGTACGCGCAGGCAACGGTTAGCGTTTAATCTTAATGATTTTAAACCTCAGAATATTATGCCTAAAAGTAACAGGTT is a genomic window containing:
- a CDS encoding tetratricopeptide repeat protein, with translation MNLRFTGILVLSILVLPGCIATRKDIDGLNASISELQRELSVLRKNQASLSSDIKGLSQTIETLNEHLDENKRYINIMLNKFDDFDAVMGSRLKDIRQNLPTPVNPSGKEVTPTELYQMAYSDYFAGKYDLAILGFENLIAKYPNTKIAADGQYYLSECLFAKKLYENAVASYDRYVKANPRGEKTFAALYRKALVLKQINRIPEAQEIWEQLSINAPETPEGKQAKERLYELTKSSPSKKQD
- a CDS encoding OmpA family protein, with translation MQKLKLLFMAITMVFLTLNILGCPKKPVVKLEPEKVVVTTPLTPSTTEQAITEDTQQPEDNLPAEPEIRGKEWDEAKNLKTVIFDYDKFDVRDDMKSVVETNAEVLKKNGDVTILIEGHSCECGTVEYNLGLGQRRAKILREYYAQLGIDPARIATISYGEEMLLHPGACVNGDSELGAQNRRAVTKLQKK
- the uvrA gene encoding excinuclease ABC subunit UvrA, producing the protein MEFIRIRGAREHNLKNIDIDIPRNKLVVVTGLSGSGKSTLAFDTIYAEGQRRYVESLSAYARQFLQLLDKPDVDFVEGLSPAIAIQQRAPSYNPRSTVGTVTEIYDYLRLLYARVGKPHCPACGRVIEPQTVQQIVDTLLSMGAGVKLQILAPLVRGRKGEYRELFTRLQREGYARIRIDGKVYGLEEEIKLNKMQRHDIELVVDRVVPEDNKETRERVADSVETALKMGQGVMAVAVTRNSGSKDELKYFSEHHSCVTCGISLPEISPRLFSFNAPYGACPECTGLGTKIEVDPDLVVPDKSLSVNTGAVLPWRNPITTRRNRWKGAWTGYYNEILTGVSQRHGIDLDKPFKELSKEEQNILLYGDGDYEGVINNLDRRYRETESEFVKEEIFGKYIRSHICPVCNGGRLKPEVLAVTVGGKNVVEVTAMSITQAAEFFGNLNLTQREQKIAYQVLKEINARVKFLLDVGLDYLTIGRNTMTLSGGEAARIHLATQIGSGLVGVLYVLDEPTIGLHARDNHRLVDTMTKLRDIGNTVLVVEHDENVIRKADWVIDLGPGAGSNGGEVIAQGTLEQIRKVEASLTGQYFNGILKIPLPSARREGNGKKIEIIGAKQFNLKNIDTNIPLGKFVCVTGVSGSGKSTLVHEILYKSLAQELYHSKEKPGSVRTVKGIENIDKVIIVNQAPIGRTPRSNPVTYTGVFAHIRDIFARLPEAKRRGYQPGRFSFNVKGGRCEACQGDGMTKIEMQFLPDVYVKCDVCQGRRFNEETLAVRYKEKSIYDVLEMPVDEAVTFFENIHFVQRVFKTISDVGLGYIKLGQPATTLSGGEAQRVKLASELCRRATGKTLYILDEPTTGLHFADVAKLLDVLQRLVDNGNTVLIIEHNLEVVKSADWIIDLGPEGGHRGGFVVAEGTPEAVVKNTKSYTGSYLKTFLDK